GTGATATTTGGCTGAATACACCCCGTCGTCCCCGTGAGGCCTCGGGAACCAGCGGCATGAAAGCGGCGATGAATGGACTCCCCAACGTCAGCATTCTGGATGGCTGGTGGGACGAAGCCGACTACGTTCGCACCGGATGGCCGATCGGTCATGGCGAAGATTACGATGATCCAGACTACCAGGACGATGTGGAGGCCAATGCCCTCTACGATCTCCTAGAACAGTAAGTCGTCCCCATGTTTTACGATCGCGATCGCGACGGCATTCCGCGCCAGTGGGTTGCTAAGATGAAAGACGCGATCCGGCTCAACTGTCCCTATTTCAATACGGCGCGGATGGTGGGTGAATACGCGACTCGCGCCTATTTCTCCGCCAGCGATCGCTTCCAGGCGATGATAGCGGATCAGTATGCGGCGGCCAAGAATCTCGCCCACTGGAAGGATCACCTATTCGAGCACTGGTATGAAATCAAAGTTGAGGACGTTTTAACCTCGGCGCAGGATGGCGATGTTAAGGTGGAACAGCCGATTGCGGTCAAAGCGCGCCTGAACCTCGGTGTACTCACGCCTGCCGATGTCACGCTTGAACTCTACTTAGGTGCCATTGATGATAAAGGCGAAATTGCCGAGGCACGCTGTGTGGAAATGGAATACCAAGGGCAAGATCCCCAAAATCCTGCCCACAGTCTCTACACGGCCGATATTGCCTATAGCGCTAGCGGATTCCAGGGATTTTCGCTCCGGATTTTGCCCAAACATCCCCATCTCAGCCATTCCTCGGAGCCGCGACTAATTCTCTGGGCGTAGGTCAGGATTAGCGGCAGGTGCAGGAACGACGATGTATCCCGACGGGCGATCGCCCAGTACCCAGTTGCGGGCATCGCCCCAGTACCACCAGTGGGCGGCAACGTAGGCACACATGAGGCTATCGAGCTGGTCTTCTACAGCTTTCAGTTCCGTGCCTTTGGTGGGAATCGGTGGCAGATCCGTCAGGCTGGAATGGGCGATCGCAGGCTCCAGGGTCGGCAAGATCGTCAGAATGTAGGTACGCAAGCATTCTAGCTCTGCCCGACGCTCTGCCAACCGTCCCTTTTTATATTTCAAAATGCGGTCAAGCCCAAAGAGATGCACCATTGCCGGATGGGGAAAGACTTCAATCTGGTAGCGCTGGGGCTGTTGCGGTGTTAGGGTCGGCGCGTGGGCAAAGCCCATCGACTCTAAGGTGAGGCCAAATTCGACCAACCGGGGGGCAAAGGGGAGACCGAGATTGGCGGGATAACAGCCCGCATGGTACTTGCCAAAGTATTGATGCGCCAAGCGATCGGGCAGGCGCATTCCGGTGGCGTTGGGAATCAGGGTTGGCGCATCGACGGCAATCCCCGCAGGTTCATCGAGAGACACGTGAGCCTTAATCCAGGTGACAATATCGGCGATCGCCCCTTGACGATCCAGATCCTGAAGATGCAGTTCACCGTTGCGCCAATGCAAGCAGCATAAGCCACTCGGCCCAGTAGACCATCCCAAATCGATTCCTAAAAATTTCATAAATCGACAACAACAAAGATTCGGATCGAGCGAAGTTACACTACTTGATCAGAAAATGCCTGCTAACCCAGTACTATACAGTGACTCAATTGAGTACTTCTTTATAGCCATCTTGTTTACAAACAGATCGCGAACTCTATAAGCGCTAAACCAGACATACTGTTAAGCGGTTCCATTGTTCTAGATTGATGTTTTGAGTTCTCTATATCTCAATCTAAAGGAGGGTTAGGGAATTCAGACTTTACTAGGACTCAAAGTAAATTCTAGGATTTTCACTCCCTAAAGAACGTAATTTTTAACACCAGCACTGAACGATTGACTCTCATTCCAAACATTTGGATATCGTTCATATTACCAATCCCTCTGATTGACGCCAGTTTTTTGGACGTAAATTCACATAAGATGTTATTAGAGAATTTTGTCTCAAAAAATACTGTTTGCAAGAGAGTAATCCTATGCCATTTACGATTGATTCGGCTAGAGGGATCTTCCCTAATACTCTATCCGCTGATGTTGTGCCTGCAACCATTGCACGGTTTAAGCAGCTTAGCGCAGAAGATCAGTTAGCTCTGATCTGGTTTGCATACCTTGAAATGGGTAAAACGCTTACCATTGCGGCTCCTGGAGCCGCAAACATGCAGTTTGCAGAGGCAACCCTGAATCAAATTCGGCAAATGTCAGCTTTAGAGCAGTCGCAGGCTATGTGTGATTTGGCAAACCGAGCAGATACCCCAGTCTGTCGCGCCTACGCTAGCTGGTCAGCCAACATTAAACTGGGCTTTTGGTATCAGCTTGGTCAATGGATGGAACAGGGTCTCGTTGCGTCGATTCCAGAAGGCTACAAACTGTCTGCAAATGCAAACGCTGTACTCCAATCCATCTGCACTCTTGATCCAGGACAGCAAA
Above is a window of Synechococcales cyanobacterium T60_A2020_003 DNA encoding:
- a CDS encoding DUF429 domain-containing protein, with the translated sequence MKFLGIDLGWSTGPSGLCCLHWRNGELHLQDLDRQGAIADIVTWIKAHVSLDEPAGIAVDAPTLIPNATGMRLPDRLAHQYFGKYHAGCYPANLGLPFAPRLVEFGLTLESMGFAHAPTLTPQQPQRYQIEVFPHPAMVHLFGLDRILKYKKGRLAERRAELECLRTYILTILPTLEPAIAHSSLTDLPPIPTKGTELKAVEDQLDSLMCAYVAAHWWYWGDARNWVLGDRPSGYIVVPAPAANPDLRPEN